One Hermetia illucens chromosome 4, iHerIll2.2.curated.20191125, whole genome shotgun sequence DNA segment encodes these proteins:
- the LOC119654565 gene encoding ubiquitin-conjugating enzyme E2 L3, whose protein sequence is MSSIGQKLVDVQDVDVKTTDVVQVQQHDGDGGTDEKLTFGSGEEKFKMAATRRLQKELADLKSSGLKSFRDIVVDEQNLLFWTGLIVPENPPYNKGAFRIEVNFPAEYPFKPPKICFKTKIYHPNIDEKGQVCLPIISTENWKPATKTEQVIQALIALVNDPEPEHPLRADLAEEFLKDRKKFFKNAEEFTRKNSEKRPPE, encoded by the exons ATGTCATCCATAGGCCAGAAATTGGTTGATGTCCAAGATGTGGATGTCAAAACAACAGATGTAGTTCAGGTGCAACAACATGACGGTGACGGTGGTACCGATGAGAAATTGACATTTGGTAGTggagaagaaaaattcaaaatggcgGCAACACGAAGGCTTCAAAAG GAACTAGCTGATTTGAAATCATCCGGTTTGAAATCATTTCGGGACATTGTTGTCGACGAGCAAAATCTCCTGTTTTGGACTGGTCTAATCGTTCCG GAAAATCCCCCCTACAATAAAGGTGCCTTTCGTATTGAAGTCAATTTTCCTGCTGAGTATCCCTTCAAACCGCCAAAAATCTGCTTCAAAACCAAAATCTATCACCCAAATATCGATGAAAAAGGACAGGTGTGTTTGCCAATAATTAGTACTGAAAATTGGAAACCAGCCACCAAAACAGAACAAG TGATCCAAGCATTAATAGCACTTGTTAACGATCCGGAACCAGAACATCCCCTACGTGCCGATCTAGCCGAAGAGTTTCTGAAAGATCGTAAGAAATTCTTTAAGAACGCTGAAGAATTTACACGAAAAAATAGTGAGAAACGACCACccgaataa